The following proteins are encoded in a genomic region of Actinomadura sp. NAK00032:
- a CDS encoding polysaccharide deacetylase family protein yields MSRRVPAVLTAALLGHALPAATWLPPVRRLTPRVAGRGGPRHVALTLDDGPDPGSTPLFLDELARLGCHATFFVLGAMLRRAPSLGRRIAADGHEIAVHGWEHGNTLTARPGRTSAGIRDTVHLVEDVCGVTPSWYRPPYGALSTEALLAARHNGLRPVLWTAWGKDWTATATPESVLRTLEPGLEGGATLLLHDSDVTSAPGAWKATLAALPEVVTRCRATALTVGPLRDHGVRP; encoded by the coding sequence ATGTCCCGCCGCGTGCCCGCCGTCCTGACCGCCGCCCTGCTGGGTCACGCCCTGCCCGCGGCGACCTGGCTCCCCCCGGTGCGGCGGCTGACGCCCCGCGTCGCCGGCCGCGGCGGCCCCCGCCACGTCGCCCTCACCCTCGACGACGGCCCCGACCCCGGCTCCACGCCCCTCTTCCTGGACGAGCTGGCCCGCCTCGGCTGCCACGCGACGTTCTTCGTCCTCGGCGCGATGCTGCGGCGCGCCCCGTCCCTCGGCCGCCGCATCGCCGCCGACGGGCACGAGATCGCCGTCCACGGCTGGGAACACGGCAACACCCTCACGGCGCGCCCCGGCCGCACGTCCGCGGGCATCCGCGACACCGTGCACCTGGTCGAGGACGTCTGCGGGGTCACCCCGTCCTGGTACCGGCCGCCGTACGGCGCGCTGAGCACCGAGGCCCTTCTCGCGGCCCGCCACAACGGCCTGCGACCCGTCCTGTGGACGGCCTGGGGCAAGGACTGGACGGCGACCGCGACCCCCGAGTCCGTGCTGCGGACCCTGGAGCCGGGCCTCGAAGGCGGCGCGACCCTGCTCCTGCACGACAGCGACGTCACCTCGGCCCCCGGCGCCTGGAAGGCGACCCTGGCCGCGCTGCCCGAGGTCGTGACCAGATGCCGCGCCACCGCCCTGACCGTCGGCCCCCTGCGCGACCACGGAGTGCGCCCGTAA
- a CDS encoding helix-turn-helix transcriptional regulator: protein MAQYSAELDGVFVALADPTRRAVVRRLGGGPVSVGDLASEFPMTLPSFMKHVRTLEASGLIRTAKAGRVRTCTLNRERLVLLDEWLAEQRRVWEERTDRLEQFVTDVEETNEP from the coding sequence ATGGCACAGTATTCGGCGGAGCTGGACGGGGTGTTCGTGGCGCTCGCTGATCCGACGCGGCGGGCTGTCGTGCGGCGGCTCGGGGGTGGGCCGGTGAGTGTCGGGGATCTCGCGAGCGAGTTTCCGATGACGTTGCCCTCGTTCATGAAGCATGTGCGGACGCTCGAAGCGAGCGGGCTCATCCGGACGGCCAAGGCCGGGCGGGTGCGCACGTGCACGCTCAACCGGGAGCGGCTCGTCCTGCTGGACGAGTGGCTCGCGGAGCAGCGCCGGGTCTGGGAGGAGCGCACCGACCGCCTCGAACAGTTCGTCACCGATGTGGAGGAGACCAATGAACCCTGA
- a CDS encoding histidine decarboxylase, which yields MTQTMGRQAVEYTERAWQDGARPGQQVWGAPPPFAPDPSDFVLDGRGVPPDRRDTVLRRLAAYLADRRDRMLGYQVTEDMDAYQRDIGQFLTSHINNIGDPFQDSGYKVNSKVVEQAVLSYLARLWHGKPYDPRDKDSCWGYVLSMGSTEGNMYALWNARDYLAGKRLLGEDEGAGKQTAVRYTAPSEAPENPNAYSPVIFYSEDTHYSFAKAVRVLDLPTFSEMGRAKYPDDCPLGGAWPDEVPSALPSGGKPDERFPSFGPGSVDVEKLAKLVRFFASKGHPCIVSLNFGSTFKGAYDDVRAVCDRLLPIFAEYGLLKRRVPYGQDDHDVRRGFWIHVDGALGAAYVPFLAKAAHDPRYEYEPEVPVPEFDFGLTSTVPGTNEAVDMVSSIVVSGHKWMGVPWPCGALMTKIKYQMQPPDNPEYIGSLDTTFAGSRNGLSPIVLWDHIAQHPDDRQIALSMHAQRLASYLVEKLTRLEHRLEHQFGPGGLWIARTPLAITVRFRRPNAALVAKWSLSTVTMRMRPADRDPRHLAHIFLMSSVTEAKIDAFVADLHAPDAFDLEASLPMELAMPTVTFDGESLSGATPYAERGFA from the coding sequence ATGACGCAGACCATGGGCCGGCAGGCCGTCGAGTACACCGAGCGCGCCTGGCAGGACGGTGCCAGGCCCGGCCAGCAGGTGTGGGGGGCGCCGCCGCCGTTCGCGCCCGATCCGAGTGACTTCGTCCTGGACGGGCGCGGGGTGCCGCCGGACCGGCGGGACACGGTGCTGCGCCGCCTCGCCGCCTACCTCGCGGACCGCCGCGACCGGATGCTCGGCTACCAGGTCACCGAGGACATGGACGCCTACCAGCGGGACATCGGGCAGTTCCTCACCAGCCACATCAACAACATCGGCGACCCGTTCCAGGACAGCGGCTACAAGGTCAACTCCAAGGTCGTCGAGCAGGCGGTGCTGTCGTACCTCGCGCGGCTGTGGCACGGCAAGCCCTACGACCCGCGCGACAAGGACTCGTGCTGGGGATACGTCCTCAGCATGGGCTCCACCGAGGGCAACATGTACGCCCTGTGGAACGCCCGCGACTACCTCGCCGGCAAGCGGCTGCTCGGTGAGGACGAGGGCGCCGGCAAGCAGACCGCGGTGCGGTACACGGCGCCGTCCGAGGCACCGGAGAACCCGAACGCGTACTCGCCGGTGATCTTCTACTCGGAGGACACGCACTACTCGTTCGCCAAGGCCGTCCGGGTGCTGGACCTGCCGACGTTCAGCGAGATGGGGCGCGCGAAGTACCCGGACGACTGCCCGCTCGGCGGCGCCTGGCCGGACGAGGTGCCGTCCGCGCTGCCGTCCGGCGGGAAGCCCGACGAGCGGTTCCCGTCGTTCGGGCCCGGTTCGGTGGACGTCGAGAAGCTGGCGAAGCTCGTCCGGTTCTTCGCGTCCAAGGGCCATCCGTGCATCGTCAGCCTGAACTTCGGCAGCACGTTCAAGGGCGCCTACGACGACGTGCGGGCCGTCTGCGACAGGCTGCTGCCGATCTTCGCCGAGTACGGGCTGCTGAAGCGCCGGGTCCCCTACGGGCAGGACGACCACGACGTCCGGCGCGGGTTCTGGATCCATGTGGACGGGGCCCTGGGCGCGGCGTACGTCCCGTTCCTGGCCAAGGCCGCGCACGATCCGCGCTACGAGTACGAGCCGGAGGTGCCCGTCCCCGAGTTCGACTTCGGGCTGACGTCCACGGTCCCCGGCACGAACGAGGCGGTGGACATGGTGTCGTCCATCGTGGTCAGCGGGCACAAGTGGATGGGCGTGCCGTGGCCGTGCGGGGCGCTGATGACCAAGATCAAGTACCAGATGCAGCCGCCGGACAACCCGGAGTACATCGGGTCGCTGGACACCACGTTCGCCGGGTCGCGCAACGGCCTGTCCCCCATCGTGCTGTGGGACCACATCGCCCAGCACCCCGACGACCGGCAGATCGCGCTCAGCATGCACGCGCAGCGGCTGGCGTCCTACCTGGTCGAGAAGCTCACGCGGCTGGAGCACCGGCTGGAGCACCAGTTCGGGCCCGGCGGCCTCTGGATCGCCCGGACGCCGCTGGCGATCACGGTGCGGTTCCGGCGCCCGAACGCGGCGCTGGTGGCCAAGTGGTCGCTGTCGACCGTGACCATGCGGATGCGGCCCGCCGACCGGGACCCGCGCCATCTCGCGCACATCTTCCTGATGTCGTCGGTGACGGAGGCGAAGATCGACGCGTTCGTGGCGGACCTGCACGCGCCCGACGCGTTCGACCTGGAGGCCTCCCTGCCGATGGAGCTGGCCATGCCCACGGTGACGTTCGACGGCGAGAGCCTCAGCGGCGCGACCCCGTACGCGGAGCGCGGCTTCGCCTGA
- a CDS encoding TraR/DksA C4-type zinc finger protein has protein sequence MTTAEERLIADRDALLKLMASLRVDWDGVVEASAQTGVDDEHDPEGATIAFERSRIESSLSRAEAQLADIESALERVRDGTYGACERCGGPIGADRLAARPAARTCITCAAG, from the coding sequence ATGACCACGGCGGAAGAACGGCTGATCGCGGATCGCGACGCGCTCCTGAAGCTCATGGCGTCGCTGCGCGTCGACTGGGACGGCGTCGTCGAGGCGTCCGCGCAGACCGGGGTGGACGACGAGCACGATCCGGAGGGCGCCACCATCGCCTTCGAGCGCTCCCGAATCGAGTCGTCCCTGAGCAGGGCAGAGGCGCAGCTGGCCGACATCGAGAGCGCGCTGGAGCGGGTCCGCGACGGCACCTACGGCGCCTGCGAGCGCTGCGGCGGCCCAATCGGAGCGGACCGCCTGGCCGCCCGCCCCGCCGCCCGCACCTGCATCACCTGCGCCGCCGGCTGA
- a CDS encoding dihydrofolate reductase family protein has product MKVTVTEFVTLDGVYQGPGSPDEDTSGGFTQGGWLVPHMDGTFVQRVSGWLDLADGLLLGRRTYEAFARDWPRITDPDDPFAERMNALPKYVVSNTLVEGSWQPAVVLKSVQAVGELKARPGRELQVHGSGRLADALLEAGLVDTLRLVVAPTVLRAGRRLVSGAGALAGLRLVRHEATAKGLLLLEYEAAGRALRAEYEGVGAFA; this is encoded by the coding sequence GTGAAGGTCACCGTCACCGAGTTCGTCACGCTCGACGGGGTCTACCAGGGGCCCGGGTCGCCGGATGAGGACACCAGCGGCGGGTTCACCCAGGGCGGGTGGCTCGTCCCGCACATGGACGGGACGTTCGTGCAGCGCGTGTCCGGCTGGCTCGATCTCGCGGACGGGCTGCTCCTCGGGCGGCGCACCTACGAGGCGTTCGCGCGGGACTGGCCGCGGATCACCGACCCGGACGACCCGTTCGCCGAGCGGATGAACGCGCTGCCGAAGTACGTCGTCTCGAACACGCTGGTCGAGGGGAGCTGGCAACCGGCGGTGGTGCTCAAGAGCGTCCAGGCGGTCGGGGAGCTCAAGGCGCGGCCTGGGCGGGAGCTGCAGGTGCACGGGAGCGGTCGTCTTGCGGACGCTCTTCTGGAGGCCGGGCTGGTCGACACGTTGCGGCTTGTCGTCGCGCCCACCGTGTTGCGGGCCGGGCGGCGGCTGGTCAGTGGGGCGGGGGCGCTGGCCGGGTTGCGGCTCGTCCGGCATGAGGCGACCGCCAAGGGGCTGCTGCTGCTCGAATACGAGGCCGCCGGACGTGCGCTGCGTGCCGAGTACGAGGGCGTCGGCGCGTTCGCCTGA
- a CDS encoding SRPBCC domain-containing protein: MWRRPMNPDLDLVLERVIRAPRAVVWDAWTDPARLAQWWVPAPSRCRVERLELRAGGAFVTRLSDGGEFGPHLDACFLDVEERRRIVFTNAIDSTWRPARPAPVAMTATITLDDHPDGTDYRMLVRHGDPDARARHDKLGFADGWGTVAGQLAALVEGS, encoded by the coding sequence ATGTGGAGGAGACCAATGAACCCTGACCTTGATCTTGTGTTGGAGCGGGTCATCCGGGCGCCGCGCGCGGTTGTGTGGGACGCGTGGACGGATCCCGCGCGGCTTGCGCAGTGGTGGGTTCCCGCTCCCAGCCGGTGCCGGGTGGAGCGGCTTGAGCTGCGGGCCGGCGGGGCGTTCGTCACCCGGTTGAGCGACGGGGGCGAGTTCGGGCCGCATCTTGATGCCTGCTTCCTCGATGTCGAGGAGCGGCGGCGGATCGTGTTCACCAATGCGATCGACAGCACGTGGCGGCCCGCGCGGCCCGCGCCGGTCGCGATGACGGCGACGATCACGCTGGACGACCATCCGGACGGGACGGATTACCGGATGCTCGTCCGGCACGGGGACCCCGACGCCCGGGCACGGCACGACAAGCTCGGCTTCGCCGACGGGTGGGGGACGGTCGCCGGGCAGCTCGCCGCACTGGTGGAGGGGTCGTGA
- a CDS encoding serine/threonine-protein kinase, with product MADGGGPERIGGRYRLVEELGAGGFGRVWKAHDETLGVDVAIKEVRLPPTASDAERSQFLARARREARNAARLRDQPGVIPVHDVVIRDEVPWIVMRLVNGHSLEDRLKQDGRVPAGETARIAKALLKALDAAHAAGVVHRDIKPANVMLTEAGEVLLADFGIAVHQADTAMTATGAIIGSLEYLAPERLRGKNNGPAGDLFSLGVTLYRCVEGVSPFRRDTPAEVVTALLHDEPPPLQHAGGLSHLIGRLLDKDPDTRPTAAEALTLTGAPPTAEDAVEERAPERPPVAPLMDTRLRGRTHRTTSGKWRPLQRLRRRRRWTVALGAVLLPGLLVVGYMTLLDVGDGIEVGDCIHADGPVADSTSSVGEHPCWQSAIRRNSFRVVRQYPFSAYCPIDLERRVDSRSNTLCLTPTG from the coding sequence GTGGCGGACGGCGGCGGCCCGGAGCGGATCGGCGGGCGGTACCGGCTCGTGGAAGAGCTGGGAGCGGGCGGGTTCGGGCGGGTGTGGAAGGCCCATGACGAGACGCTCGGCGTGGACGTCGCCATCAAGGAGGTGCGGCTGCCGCCGACGGCGTCGGACGCGGAGCGGTCGCAGTTCCTGGCCCGCGCGAGGCGGGAGGCGCGCAACGCGGCCCGGCTGCGCGACCAGCCCGGCGTCATCCCCGTCCACGATGTGGTCATCAGGGACGAGGTGCCGTGGATCGTCATGCGCCTCGTCAACGGGCACTCCCTGGAGGACCGGCTCAAGCAGGACGGCCGCGTCCCCGCCGGCGAGACCGCGAGGATCGCGAAGGCGCTGCTGAAGGCCCTGGACGCGGCGCACGCGGCCGGGGTGGTGCACCGCGACATCAAGCCCGCGAACGTGATGCTGACCGAGGCCGGAGAGGTGCTCCTCGCGGACTTCGGCATCGCCGTCCACCAGGCCGACACGGCGATGACCGCGACCGGCGCGATCATCGGCTCGCTGGAGTACCTCGCGCCCGAACGGCTGCGCGGCAAGAACAACGGCCCGGCCGGGGACCTGTTCTCACTCGGGGTCACCCTGTACCGGTGCGTCGAGGGCGTGTCGCCGTTCCGGCGCGATACACCGGCGGAGGTCGTCACGGCCCTCCTGCACGACGAGCCGCCGCCGCTCCAGCACGCCGGCGGCCTCTCCCACCTCATCGGCAGGCTTCTCGACAAGGACCCGGACACCCGCCCGACCGCCGCCGAAGCCCTCACCCTGACCGGCGCCCCGCCCACCGCCGAGGACGCGGTGGAGGAGAGGGCCCCCGAACGCCCACCCGTCGCACCCCTGATGGACACCCGGCTGAGGGGCCGCACGCATCGGACCACGTCCGGCAAGTGGCGGCCGCTCCAGCGCTTGCGCCGCCGCAGACGATGGACGGTCGCCCTGGGGGCCGTCCTGCTGCCGGGGCTTCTCGTCGTCGGCTACATGACGCTGCTCGACGTGGGAGACGGCATCGAGGTGGGCGACTGCATCCACGCCGACGGGCCGGTCGCCGACAGCACCTCCTCCGTGGGAGAGCATCCCTGCTGGCAGTCGGCGATCCGGCGGAACAGCTTCCGCGTCGTCCGGCAGTACCCGTTCTCCGCGTACTGCCCCATCGACTTGGAACGCAGAGTGGACAGCCGCTCGAACACCCTGTGCCTGACCCCCACGGGCTGA